In a single window of the Amycolatopsis sp. cg5 genome:
- a CDS encoding propionyl-CoA synthetase, with amino-acid sequence MGGVVEDKEIAAMGDYAEAHRRSLEDPEGFWLEAAEAIDWSRKPTRALDDSDAPLYRWFPDGELNTSVNALDRHVQAGRGERTALIWDSPVTGQTRRFTYAELLYEVTRFAGALASLHVDKGERVIIYMPMVPEAVIAMLACARLGAVHSVVFGGFAPKELAARVDDAKPRVIVAASCGIEPARTVEYKPIIDEALAMAEHQPDRVVILQRDRLKAELGERDVDWNELIEHAPPAQAVPVAATDPLYILYTSGTTGKPKGVVRDTGGHAVALAWSMAAIYDIQPGDVWWTASDVGWVVGHSYIVYAPLLVGATSVLYEGKPVGTPDAGAFWRVIADHGVKALFTAPTALRAIKKVDPEAKEMANHDLSRFQTLFMAGERLDPETYHWAGEHLGTPVIDHWWQTETGWPIAANPRGLEPMPVKPGSATKPVPGWDVRILDQAGETVPAGREGAIAIKLPLPPGSLPTLWGDDERYKEAYLSRYDGYYLTGDSGYLDEDGYLFVMGRTDDVINVAGHRLSTGSMEAVLASHPAVAECAVIGVKDQLKGQLPRGLVVLKSGVDVTEAELKAELVALVRRDIGPVAAFRDVSIVEALPKTRSGKILRKTMRGIADGRDEAVPSTIEDASVLEALKVVLRGK; translated from the coding sequence ATGGGTGGCGTCGTCGAGGACAAGGAGATCGCTGCCATGGGCGACTACGCCGAAGCGCACCGACGGAGCTTGGAAGACCCGGAGGGCTTCTGGCTGGAAGCCGCCGAAGCGATCGACTGGTCACGCAAACCGACGCGCGCGCTCGACGACAGCGACGCGCCGCTGTATCGCTGGTTCCCCGACGGGGAGCTGAACACCTCGGTCAACGCGCTGGACCGGCACGTCCAAGCGGGCCGCGGCGAGCGGACCGCGCTGATCTGGGACTCGCCGGTCACCGGCCAGACCCGCCGGTTCACCTACGCCGAGCTGCTCTACGAGGTCACCAGGTTCGCGGGCGCGCTCGCCTCGCTGCACGTCGACAAGGGCGAGCGGGTGATCATCTACATGCCGATGGTGCCCGAGGCCGTGATCGCGATGCTCGCCTGCGCGCGCCTCGGCGCGGTGCACTCGGTGGTCTTCGGCGGCTTCGCGCCCAAGGAGCTGGCGGCGCGCGTCGACGACGCGAAGCCGAGGGTGATCGTGGCCGCGTCCTGCGGGATCGAGCCGGCGCGGACCGTCGAGTACAAGCCGATCATCGACGAGGCGCTGGCGATGGCCGAGCACCAGCCGGACCGCGTGGTCATCCTCCAGCGTGACCGGCTCAAGGCCGAGCTCGGCGAACGGGACGTCGACTGGAACGAGCTCATCGAGCACGCGCCGCCGGCGCAGGCGGTGCCGGTCGCCGCGACCGACCCGCTCTACATCCTCTACACCTCGGGCACCACGGGTAAGCCGAAAGGCGTCGTCCGTGACACCGGCGGGCACGCGGTCGCGCTCGCCTGGTCGATGGCGGCGATCTACGACATCCAGCCCGGCGACGTCTGGTGGACGGCTTCCGACGTCGGCTGGGTCGTCGGGCACTCGTACATCGTCTACGCGCCGCTGCTGGTGGGGGCCACGTCCGTGCTCTACGAGGGCAAGCCCGTCGGCACCCCGGACGCGGGCGCGTTCTGGCGGGTCATCGCCGACCACGGGGTCAAGGCGCTGTTCACCGCGCCGACCGCGCTGCGGGCGATCAAGAAGGTCGACCCCGAGGCCAAGGAGATGGCGAACCACGACCTGTCGCGGTTCCAGACCCTGTTCATGGCCGGTGAGCGGCTCGACCCGGAGACCTATCACTGGGCGGGCGAGCACCTCGGCACCCCGGTGATCGACCACTGGTGGCAGACCGAGACGGGCTGGCCGATCGCGGCGAACCCGCGCGGGCTGGAGCCGATGCCGGTCAAGCCGGGTTCGGCGACCAAGCCGGTGCCGGGCTGGGACGTCCGGATCCTGGATCAGGCGGGCGAAACCGTGCCAGCGGGCCGAGAGGGCGCGATCGCGATCAAACTTCCGCTGCCGCCCGGATCGCTTCCGACACTCTGGGGCGACGACGAACGGTACAAAGAGGCCTACCTGTCCCGTTACGACGGTTATTACCTAACCGGAGACTCCGGCTACCTCGACGAGGACGGCTACCTGTTCGTCATGGGCCGGACCGACGACGTGATCAACGTGGCAGGCCACCGGCTGTCGACCGGCTCGATGGAGGCCGTGCTCGCCTCGCATCCCGCCGTCGCCGAATGTGCGGTGATCGGCGTCAAGGACCAGCTCAAGGGGCAATTGCCGCGCGGTCTCGTGGTGCTCAAGTCCGGTGTGGACGTCACCGAAGCCGAGCTGAAGGCCGAGCTGGTCGCACTGGTCCGGCGGGACATCGGCCCGGTCGCCGCGTTCAGGGACGTGTCCATTGTGGAGGCGCTGCCGAAGACCCGTTCCGGCAAGATCTTACGAAAAACCATGCGTGGCATCGCGGACGGACGCGACGAAGCCGTCCCGTCGACCATCGAGGACGCCTCGGTGCTGGAGGCGCTGAAGGTCGTGCTGCGCGGAAAATAG